The nucleotide window TTATCAAGAGGGAAACTTCCTTCCCGACTTTTCTGCATGGGCAGAGCGTATTTATTGGAAACCGCTAGGAGACGAGCTACCTGAAGAAATTGGAGTCCTATTCTCTGAAGCCATCACATATGCATTACAAACAAATGTACCGCGAAACGAACAATGGGAAAATGCACTGCGCCTCTTAGAACATCGCACCTTCTCTGTAAAGCAATTAGAAGCTGCGAGCAACGAGGAAGATTGGCTCCGAAAAATCGGCTTTTTAGAAGATGATACACCGTTTACCATTGGACTGCGTTTATTAGAGCCACAGGAAGACTATGAAACTTGGAAGCTGGAGACGATTTTAATGACAAAGCGCGGCGCTGCTAAAACGTACGTGTATACAGATTCTGCTTCCTTGCCAAAACGTTGGAAATCTTATGAAGAGCGAATTCTGCAAACCTATCAGGGCTGGGAAAAGCTGGTTCCTTGGCTTGTGGAGGATGGCGTGTTGCGGCATGAACTGTACGAAGGAGAAGCCTGGAGGTTTTTGACCGAGGCAAGCAATGAGCTTTTGGCAGCTGGCGTGGATATTCTGCTTCCATCCTGGTGGCAGCAGCTTAAGCAAACAAAGCTATCGCTGCGCGCAAAAGTAAAAGGAAATGTCCAAGGAGAATCCTTCTTTGGCATGCATACGCTCATTAACTTTGATTGGAAAATTTCCACTGGTGCAGCTGAGCTTTCTGAGGCAGAGTTTTTGGCACTTGTTGAACAAAATCGCCGTCTCATCAATATTAACGGTGAATGGATTAAGCTCGATCCCGCTTTTATTGAACATGTGAAAAAACTGATGGAAAAAGCCGACCGACAAGGTATGGAGATGAAGGATTTGCTGCAGCAGGAATTGCTTCGACCAGAGCCTGAAGATATACCGGAGGATAACCCATTTGCGGAAATTGCGATTGAGCTGGACGATTATTATGAAAGCTTGCTTGGTAGACTCCTTGAAATTGGAAACGTACCGAAAAAACAAATGCCGGACAGCCTGCAAGCAACGCTTCGTCCTTATCAGCAAACAGGCATTGAATGGCTTCTGTACCACCGCGAACTCGGCTTTGGTGCATTATTAGCCGACGATATGGGACTGGGAAAAACATTGTCAACGATTTCCTATATGTTATACGCCAAGGAAAACCGTATGACAAAGGGGCCTGCGCTTGTAATAGCCCCCACTTCGGTTCTCGGGAACTGGCAAAAAGAGCTTGAACGCTTTGCGCCGAGCCTGCGCGTTAGCTTACATTACGGTAGCACTCGCGCAAAAGGAGAAGCTTTCTTGCCTTCTTTAATTGATAAAGATGTGATACTCACATCATATACGCTTGCCAATTTGGATGAAGCGGAGCTTTCTTCTTACACATGGAGCAGCATCGTTCTGGATGAAGCCCAAAACATTAAAAATGCTCACACCAAGCAGTCCCGTGCCGTACGTCATTTGACTGCGCATCATAAAGTGGCTTTAACAGGCACACCGATGGAGAATCGCCTATCCGAACTATGGGCCATCTTTGACTTTTTAAATCCAGGTTATCTTGGTAGTTTAACACAGTTTCAGCGCCGGTTCGTTACGCCGATTGAAAAAGATCGTGACGAGCAAAAAATTCAGGGCTTACAGCGTTTAATCGCACCGTTTTTACTGCGCCGCACTAAACAGGATCCGGACGTTGCTTTAAATCTACCGGATAAGCAGGAACAGAAGGAATATTGTGCGCTGACCGTCGAACAGGCATCGCTGTATGAACAGATGGTTCGCGATACCTTGTCCAACGTACAAACACTTTCCGGCATTGAACGACGCGGTTTTATTTTACTCATGCTGAATAAACTCAAGCAAATTTGTAACCACCCGGCTCTGTATTTAAAGGAAGAAGCGCCGCAAAATATCATTGAGCGCTCCATGAAGATGGAAAAACTGCAGGAGCTCGTTGAAAACATTCGCGAACGTGATGAAAGCTGCATCATTTTTACTCAATATATCCGTATGGGTGATATGCTGAAAAATGTTCTGGAGCAACAAACGGGCGAACCAGTGCTGTTTCTAAATGGCAGCGTAAAAAAAGCAGATCGCGACCACATGATTAATGAATTCCAAAGCGGACGCTACAAAATCTTTATTTTATCTCTTAAGGCCGGCGGTACCGGATTGAATTTGACCGCTGCCAACCATGTGATCCACTACGACCGCTGGTGGAATCCAGCCGTGGAAAACCAAGCAACCGACCGCGCTTATCGCATCGGTCAAAAACGCTTTGTGCATGTTCATAAACTGATTACCACCGGCACCCTTGAAGAAAAAATAGATGATATGCTCGAACGCAAACAATCACTCAACAACACCATTATCACAAGCGACAACTGGATTACAGAGCTCACAACCGAAGAGCTACAAGAACTACTGCACGGATAAAACAAAAAGGAAGAGCCGCCCTCTTCCTTTTTCATTTGATTTTTTCTGTATC belongs to Ectobacillus sp. JY-23 and includes:
- a CDS encoding DEAD/DEAH box helicase, yielding MMIKTEIPLHLQQLDNSWFLWSEAEDTWEDFAFAWHTTSFYGTLRKSYVHEGNSGFLLTALEALEMATLPFNSFAHFRCHALLRYRDDALRAWAHYQEGNFLPDFSAWAERIYWKPLGDELPEEIGVLFSEAITYALQTNVPRNEQWENALRLLEHRTFSVKQLEAASNEEDWLRKIGFLEDDTPFTIGLRLLEPQEDYETWKLETILMTKRGAAKTYVYTDSASLPKRWKSYEERILQTYQGWEKLVPWLVEDGVLRHELYEGEAWRFLTEASNELLAAGVDILLPSWWQQLKQTKLSLRAKVKGNVQGESFFGMHTLINFDWKISTGAAELSEAEFLALVEQNRRLININGEWIKLDPAFIEHVKKLMEKADRQGMEMKDLLQQELLRPEPEDIPEDNPFAEIAIELDDYYESLLGRLLEIGNVPKKQMPDSLQATLRPYQQTGIEWLLYHRELGFGALLADDMGLGKTLSTISYMLYAKENRMTKGPALVIAPTSVLGNWQKELERFAPSLRVSLHYGSTRAKGEAFLPSLIDKDVILTSYTLANLDEAELSSYTWSSIVLDEAQNIKNAHTKQSRAVRHLTAHHKVALTGTPMENRLSELWAIFDFLNPGYLGSLTQFQRRFVTPIEKDRDEQKIQGLQRLIAPFLLRRTKQDPDVALNLPDKQEQKEYCALTVEQASLYEQMVRDTLSNVQTLSGIERRGFILLMLNKLKQICNHPALYLKEEAPQNIIERSMKMEKLQELVENIRERDESCIIFTQYIRMGDMLKNVLEQQTGEPVLFLNGSVKKADRDHMINEFQSGRYKIFILSLKAGGTGLNLTAANHVIHYDRWWNPAVENQATDRAYRIGQKRFVHVHKLITTGTLEEKIDDMLERKQSLNNTIITSDNWITELTTEELQELLHG